One window from the genome of Salvia miltiorrhiza cultivar Shanhuang (shh) chromosome 7, IMPLAD_Smil_shh, whole genome shotgun sequence encodes:
- the LOC130993820 gene encoding cytochrome P450 736A117-like, with translation MEEFKYLIPLILTSILSLIFLLCSIVKRKKLPPSPLKLPIIGNLHQVGSLPHRDLHSLARKHGPLMLLHLGSAPALIVSSADSACEIMRTHDLVFASRPVYKAFQKLLYGCKDVASAPYGDHWRRMKSILVLQLLSNKRVQTFRSIREEETAIFLKKIQESAGPVNLSEIFKKLNNDGVCRAAFGRKYSETENGKKFLLLLSDLMELLGSIDVGDFIPWLAWIGRLNGFDRKLDRVAKGMDQVLESVFQERSNGAHGKDGDNCW, from the coding sequence ATGGAGGAATTCAAATATCTGATTCCCCTTATTCTCACATCAAtcctctctctcatcttcttACTATGCTCCATCGTCAAAAGGAAAAAACTGCCCCCATCACCACTAAAGCTGCCTATAATCGGAAATCTACACCAAGTGGGGTCACTGCCCCACCGCGATCTCCACTCCCTAGCCCGGAAACACGGCCCCCTGATGCTTCTTCACTTGGGCAGCGCCCCGGCTCTGATCGTCTCCTCCGCCGACTCAGCCTGCGAAATCATGAGGACTCATGATCTCGTCTTCGCCAGCAGGCCCGTCTACAAGGCCTTCCAGAAGCTTCTGTACGGCTGCAAGGATGTGGCGTCCGCCCCTTACGGCGACCACTGGAGGAGGATGAAGAGCATCTTGGTTCTCCAGCTGCTCAGCAACAAAAGGGTTCAGACTTTCCGATCCATCCGGGAAGAAGAGACGGCCATCTTCCTGAAGAAGATCCAGGAATCTGCGGGGCCTGTGAATCTGAGTGAGATATTTAAGAAGCTGAATAACGATGGGGTGTGTAGGGCAGCCTTTGGCAGGAAGTATAGTGAGACCGAGAATGGGAAGAAGTTCCTGCTGCTGCTCTCAGATTTGATGGAGTTGCTCGGGAGCATTGACGTCGGAGATTTCATCCCGTGGCTTGCTTGGATTGGTCGTCTTAATGGCTTCGATAGGAAGCTGGATAGGGTTGCTAAAGGGATGGATCAAGTTCTCGAGAGTGTGTTTCAGGAACGCAGTAATGGAGCTCATGGAAAGGATGGAGACAATTGTTGgtaa